In Candidatus Oleimmundimicrobium sp., the genomic window CACGAAACCCGAGGGTTCCGCCTACGACTCCCGGCTCGGTGATCAGTGGGGCAATAAGTCCAGTGATGAGCGGTTTTCCTCCGGGCACTTCAACACCATCGGGCACATCACCGGCGAATTGACGCTGCGGGGCAAGCGCTACGATGTGAACTGCTACGATTGCATGGATCACAGCTGGAGCCGCCGCACCGAAGTCAGCCGCCGGGCGGTAGGCTACATCAGTGCTTGCTTCGGGGATGACTATGGCCTGCACCTGGCGGTGCAGATGGACATCGCCGCGGAAGGCGAGATGACGTACGAATCGCTTCGTTTCGGCTTTGTCGTCGAAAACGGCGAGACCTTCGGCCTGGTCAGCGCAAAGGTCTCGACCAGCACAACCGACATGATCTCGATGGGTTGCTGGCTGGAAGTCACCGATGTGCGCGGCAAGGTCCATCGTTGCACGGGCACGACCGTCGCCGCCCATCCGTTCGACAATTTCAACCCTTCCCATATCGCTTTCCAAAGCCTGATGCGCTGGGAAACCCCGGACGGGCGGGTTGGATACAGCGAACTTGCCAATATCTTCGGTCGGGAGTTTCTGGCCGCGCGTCTGTCACGCCACGGACGCGGCTGAGCCTAATGGGCGCCTTGGTCCTACCCTCCGCCTGAACCGCAAACGGCCCGCCGGTGATGGCGGGCCGTTGGGTGTTTGTGTGGCGGCCTTACAGCTTCTCGGTCAGTTCCGGCACGGCCTGGAACAGGTCGGCCACCAGCCCGTAATCGGCCACCTGGAAGATCGGCGCTTCCTCGTCCTTGTTGATGGCGACGATGACCTTGGAATCCTTCATCCCCGCCAGATGCTGGATCGCGCCGGAAATCCCCACCGCCACGTAAAGCTGCGGCGCCACCACCTTGCCGGTCTGGCCCACCTGCCAGTCGTTGGGCGCATAGCCCGAATCGACCGCCGCGCGCGAGGCGCCCACCGCCGCGCCCAGCTTGTCGGCCAGCCCTTCGATCATCGCGAAGTTCTCTTCCGAGCCAAGCCCGCGCCCGCCCGACACCACGATCTTGGCCGAAGTCAGTTCCGGCCGGTCCGAGGCCGCAACCTTGTCTTCCACCCATTCCGACAGGCCCGGATTGGCCGGCACCGCGATGGTTTCAATCGGCGCCGAGCCGCCCTCGCCCGCGACATCGAATGTCGAGGTGCGCACGCTCACCACCTTGACCTTGTCCGACGATTTCACCGTCTGGATGGCATTGCCGGCATAGATCGGGCGCTCGAAGGTCTCGGCGTCAATCACGCCCGAGACATCCGAAATCACCATCACATCCAGAAGCGCCGCAACGCGCGGCAGGATGTTCTTGGCATCCGTTGTGGCGGGCGCGAAGATATGGCTGTAATCACCCGCCAGCGACGCAATCAGCGCCGCCGTCGGCTCGGCCAGTCGATGGCCAAGGCTTGCATCCTCGGCGCAGAGCACTTTCGACACACCGGCGATGGTGGCCGCGGCCGCGGCCGCGTCAGACGCGCGCGCCCCGGCGCAGAGCACCGTCACATCGCCCACGATCTTCGCCGCCGTCACCGCCTTGGCGGTCGCATCGCGGTTGAGTTGACCGTCGGTCACTTCGGCAAGAAGAAGAACGCCCATCAGATCACCCCCGCTTCGTCTTTCAGTTTCGCAATCAGCTCATCGACCGAGCCCACCTTGACCCCGGCCTTGCGCGTGGCGGGCTCGGTGGTCTTGACGATGCTCAGCCGCGGCGTGACGTCGACGCCGTAATCAGCCGCGGTCTTTTCATCGAGCGGCTTTTTCTTGGCCTTCATGATGTTGGGCAGCGAGGCATAGCGCGGCTCGTTGAGGCGCAGATCCACCGTGACGATGCAGGGCATCTTCGAGCGGATCGTCTGCAGACCGCCATCAACCTCGCGCGTCACCACCGCATGATCGCCCTCGATGGTCACCTCCGAGGCAAAGGCCGCCTGGCTCCAGCCCAGAAGCGCCGAGAGCATCTGCCCGGTGGCGTTCATGTCGTTGTCGATCGCCTGCTTGCCGGCCAGAACCAGACCGGGCTCTTCTTCCCTGACCACAGCGGCCAGAAGCTTGGCAACGGCAAGGGGTTCAATATCGGTGTGCACGTCATCGGCGGCGATGATCAGGATTGCCCGGTCAGCGCCCATCGCCAGCGCGGTGCGCAGGGTTTCCTGAGCCTGTTTCACACCGATGGACACGGCGATAACCTCGCTGGCCACACCCTTCTCGCGCAGCCGGATCGCCTCCTCGACCGCGATCTCGTCGAAAGGGTTCATCGACATCTTCACA contains:
- a CDS encoding FAD-binding protein encodes the protein MGVLLLAEVTDGQLNRDATAKAVTAAKIVGDVTVLCAGARASDAAAAAATIAGVSKVLCAEDASLGHRLAEPTAALIASLAGDYSHIFAPATTDAKNILPRVAALLDVMVISDVSGVIDAETFERPIYAGNAIQTVKSSDKVKVVSVRTSTFDVAGEGGSAPIETIAVPANPGLSEWVEDKVAASDRPELTSAKIVVSGGRGLGSEENFAMIEGLADKLGAAVGASRAAVDSGYAPNDWQVGQTGKVVAPQLYVAVGISGAIQHLAGMKDSKVIVAINKDEEAPIFQVADYGLVADLFQAVPELTEKL
- a CDS encoding electron transfer flavoprotein subunit beta/FixA family protein; translated protein: MKVLVPVKRVIDYNVKVRVKADGSGVDLANVKMSMNPFDEIAVEEAIRLREKGVASEVIAVSIGVKQAQETLRTALAMGADRAILIIAADDVHTDIEPLAVAKLLAAVVREEEPGLVLAGKQAIDNDMNATGQMLSALLGWSQAAFASEVTIEGDHAVVTREVDGGLQTIRSKMPCIVTVDLRLNEPRYASLPNIMKAKKKPLDEKTAADYGVDVTPRLSIVKTTEPATRKAGVKVGSVDELIAKLKDEAGVI